One Bombus fervidus isolate BK054 chromosome 5, iyBomFerv1, whole genome shotgun sequence DNA window includes the following coding sequences:
- the LOC139987116 gene encoding myotubularin-related protein 9: protein MELGDLILIPKLDNVALVDKSDGNYKSIDGRLCISSHHLLWSSRQGDGQELWLLYRNIDLIEKRLNTQSPGGTIILKCKDFHILQLDINSTDDLTNVALSIEMLTSQEQTLQYPFFNRPQVTNSTIKQIEDGWTAFAPVSEWSRLLTAYADEWRISYLNKDYKVCNSYPSAVIVPRHVEDKIIISSANFRDGGRFPVLCYRHEGGSILLRSSQPMCGTNGKRCKEDERLLNAVLGPGRRGYIIDTRSISQAQSSRAKGGGTEMDAAYPQWRKVHKAVPRPHDLADSFFKLIEACNDITCSTSQWISRLDNGGWLSAVQSALNAACVTAQCLHQEVAAVLVHGSAGRDSTLVVTSLAQTILNPDCRTVRGLQALIEREWIQAGHQFFSRTRHGPYHPSNSQNPTHAPTFLLFLDCLYQLHYQFQFSFEYTVELLIELYNHAYYSNYGTFLGDSEAERVRLRLSERTCSLWSYINQPEILEKWLNPLYEPNSGVIWPSVAPISIQLWKELYLGHTSVAPWKSLPSCIKQIKQNYMAVRKVASQLQIQIKQAIEQMRSNPDICYEEENQDEHTCIAQLSLESRNT, encoded by the exons ATGGAACTGGGCGACCTAATATTAATTCCAAAACTTGATAACGTAGCGTTGGTAGATAAAAGTGATGGCAATTACAAAAGTATAGATGGAAGACTATGTATTAGTAGTCACCATCTTCTTTGGTCTTCGCGACAAGGCGATGGACAAGAGCTCTGG CtattatatcgaaatattgATCTTATAGAGAAAAGATTGAATACCCAAAGTCCAGGTGgtactattatattaaaatgtaaagaCTTTCACATTCTTCAATTAGATATTAATTCAACAGATGACTTAACAAATGTTGCACTATCTATAGAGATGTTAACGTCACAAG AACAAACTTTACAGTATCCCTTTTTTAATAGACCACAAGTTACTAACAGTACTATAAAACAAATAGAAGATGGGTGGACTGCATTTGCTCCAGTATCAGAATGGTCCAGATTGTTAACTGCTTATGCGGATGAATGGCGTAttagttatttaaataaagacTACAAAGTTTGCAATTCTTATCCTTCTGCTGTTATAGTACCACGTCACGTAGAAGATAAGATTATAATATCATCTGCCAATTTTAGAGATGGTGGACGATTTCCAGTTTTATGTTACAGACACGAAGGAGGG AGTATCTTGTTAAGAAGTAGTCAACCAATGTGTGGCACTAATGGTAAAAGATGTAAAGAAGATGAAAGATTGTTAAATGCTGTGTTAGGGCCAGGAAGACGTGG TTATATAATAGATACAAGGTCCATTAGCCAAGCTCAAAGTTCCAGAGCTAAGGGTGGTGGTACAGAAATGGATGCTGCTTATCCGCAATGGCGGAAAGTACACAAAGCGGTTCCGCGACCCCATGATTTAGCAGAtagtttttttaaattgatagAAGCTTGTAATGATATAACGTGTTCTACTTCCCAGTGGATCTCAAGACTTGATAACGGTGGATGGTTATCCGCTGTACAAAGTGCTTTAAACGCTGCTTGCGTAACTGCTCAGTGTCTTCATCAAGAAGTTGCAGCTGTATTAGTTCATG GTAGTGCTGGCAGAGATTCTACTTTAGTGGTAACCAGCTTAGCACAAACCATATTAAATCCTGACTGTAGAACAGTACGTGGCCTTCAAGCTTTAATCGAACGTGAATGGATACAAGCTGGTCATCAATTTTTTAGCCGTACACGTCATGGACCATATCATCCATCGAATTCACAAAATCCAACGCATGCTCcgacttttcttcttttcctcgaCTGTCTTTACCAACTCCattatcaatttcaatttagcTTTGAATATACAGTGGAATTATTGATTGAGTTGTACAATCATGCATATTACTCTAATTATGGCACATTTTTAG GTGATTCAGAAGCAGAGAGAGTTAGACTTCGATTATCTGAACGAACGTGTAGTTTATGGTCTTATATAAATCAACCGGAAATATTGGAGAAATGGTTGAATCCTTTGTATGAACCAAATTCAGGAGTTATTTGGCCCAGCGTTGCACCTATTAGTATTCAGTTGTGGAAAGAACTTTATCTTGGCCATACAAGTGTTGCTCCATGGAAAAGTTTACCGTCatgtataaaacaaataaaacaaaactaTATGGCAGTACGCAAAGTTGCCAGTCAATTACAAATTCAGATTAAACAAGCGATAGAGCAAATGCGTTCAAACCctgatatatgttatgaagagGAAAATCAAGATGAGCATACTTGTATAGCACAATTAAGTCTAGAATCTCGAAATACGTGA